The nucleotide sequence atagtgttagttctacatagtaacagtgttagtgtaaaattaaaacaaacacTAGACAATGGCGTTTTTGGTGATATTGTTACGGGGTTTGATGATATGGCGGGATATCGAAATTCTTTAAACCCTTATTTTTGGCGCGACTGTTGGTCGAGTAGCGAATCGAGTTGGTTACGCTCGATTTTTTATCGGCGATCAACAATATCAAATATCGGCGAATTATAATAATACTCATCAACTTCATGGTGGATTTAAAGGTTTTGATAAAGTCGTTTGGGAATCTTTTAAAAACGGGGATGAAGTTGTGATGAGTTATGATTCGAAGGATTTAGAAGAAGGTTATCCCGGAAACGTTTTAGTTAATGTTACATATTGTTTAACGGATGATAACGATTTTATCATCGATTTTAAAGCGACCACCACAAAACCGACGTTTATCAATTTAACAAATCATTCGTATTTTAATTTAGCTGGACACGATAAAGGTGCTGTTGAATTATACAAACacgttattaatataaacGCTGATAAAACAACCGATGTTGATCAAGATTCTATTCCTACTGgaaaacttttaaatgttGCTGGAACGATTTTTGACCTACAAATTCCTAAGATATTAGGAGACGTTATTCATAAAATTCCTGGATATAGCGGTTACGACCATAATTTTTGCATCAATAAAGGTGTTAAACAAGAAGAAGGATTTATTGCTAGGGTTAGTCATCCACCGAGCGGGAGGACACTCGAAATTTATGGTAAGCAACCTCGTGTTCAATTTTATACTTCCAATTTTTTACCTGGTGTaagcaaaactttttaatttagaaaaaaatatcatttttttaacaacaatCAAAACTGGGTGATGTTATAACAGGAAAAGGGTCTGCGAATTATTACAAACACGGAGCTCTCTGTTTGGAAACTCAAAATTACCCAGACGCCGCTAATCAcgtaattataaatatatcacctttattgatcttattttattaattttttttatttaagaacaACTTTCCAAAGTCGATTTATAACCCAGGGGAAACATATCATCACAGAATCGTATACAAATTCTACAtaacaacataaaaatatttttactgctaaaatattgtttattattgtaaAGAAAGGATATGTAATAACCttattatatcatattaataagcgcaaaaatttaattagatatgtttaatacaataaagtaaaatataataataagaaaattagatctagaactagaaacattctggtttagccaaacatctttcaagacggctaaactcgaatgattctagttctaggtataatgttagttctagtaacagtgctagtgtaaaactagaactaacactgtacctagaactagaatcatttgggtttagccgcacgtctctaaagacggctaaacccaaatgattctagttctagatatagtgttagttctacatagtaacagtgttagtgtaaaacaataactaacactagacctagaactagaaacatttgggtttagccgtacgtctcttaagacggctaaagccgaaagattctagttcttggtctagcgctgcttaacaattaaaactagaactaacggtgttactatgtagaactaacactatacctagaactagaatcatttgggtttagccgtctttagagacttgcggctaaacccaaatgattctagttctaggtatagtgttagttctagttttacactagcacattcggatttagccgaacgtctctcaagacggctaaatccgaatgattctgtgttagttctagttttacactagcactgttactagaactaatactatacctagaactagaaacattcggatttagccgaacgtctctcaagacggctaaatccgaatgattctagttcttggtctagcactgcttaacaattaaaactagaactaacactgttactatgtaaaactaacactatacctagaactagaatcatttgggtttagccgtctttagagacgtgcggctaaacccaaatgattctagttctaggtatagtgttagttctagttttacactagcactgttactttgggtttagccgtctttagagacgtgcggctaaacccaaatgattctagttctaggtatagtgttagttctagttttacactagcactgttactagaactaatactatatctagaactagaaacattcggatttagccgaacgtctctaaagacggctaaacccaaatgattctaattctagaactagaacctagaactagaatcatttgggtttagccgtctttagagacttgcggctaaacccaaatgattctagttctaggtatagtgttagttctagttttacactagcactgttactagaactaatactatacctagaactagaaacgttcggatttagccgaacgtctctcaagacggctaaatccgaatgattctagttcttggtctagcactgcttaacaattaaaactagaactaacactgttactatgtaaatctaacactatacctagaactagaatcatttgggtttagccgtctttagagacgtgcggctaaacccaaatgattctagttctaggtatagtgttagttctagttttacactagcactgttactagaactaatactatatctagaactagaaacattcggatttagccgaacgtctctaaagacggctaaacccaaatgattctaattctagaactagaacctagaactagaatcatttgggtttagccgtctttagagacttgcggctaaacccaaatgattctagttctaggtatagtgttagttctagttttacactagcactgttactagaactaatactatacctagaactagaaacattcggatttagccgaacgtctctcaagacggctaaatccgaatgattctagttcttggtctagcactgcttaacaattaaaactagaactaacactgttactatgtaaatctaacactatacctagaactagaatcatttgggtttagccgtctttagagacgtgcggctaaacccaaatgattctagttctaggtatagtgttagttctagttttacactagcactgttactagaactaatactatatctagaactagaaacattcggatttagccgaacgtctctaaagacggctaaacccaaatgattctaattctagaactagaacctagaactagaatcatttgggtttagccgtctttagagacttgcggctaaacccaaatgattctagttctaggtatagtgttagttctagttttacactagcactgttactttgggtttagccgtctttagagacgtgcggctaaacccaaatgattctagttctaggtatagtgttagttctagttttacactagcactgttactagaactaatactatatctagaactagaaacattcggatttagccgaacgtctctaaagacggctaaacccaaatgattctaattctagaactagaacctagaactagaatcatttgggtttagccgtctttagagacttgcggctaaacccaaatgattctagttctaggtatagtgttagttctagttttacactagcactgttactagaactaatactatacctagaactagaaacattcggatttagccgaacgtctctcaagacggctaaatccgaatgattctagttcttggtctagcactgcttaacaattaaaactagaactaacactgttactatgtaaaactaacactatacctagaactagaatcatttgggtttagccgtctttagagacgtgcggctaaacccaaatgattctagttctaggtatagtgttagttctagttttacactagcactgttactttgggtttagccgtctttagagacgtgcggctaaacccaaatgattctagttctaggtatagtgttagttctagttttacactagcactgttactagaactaatactatatctagaactagaaacattcggatttagccgaacgtctctaaagacggctaaacccaaatgattctaattctagaactagaacctagaactagaatcatttgggtttagccgtctttagagacttgcggctaaacccaaatgattctagttgtaggtatagtgttagttctagttttacactagcactgttactagaactaatactatacctagaactagaaacattcggatttagccgaacgtctctcaagacggctaaatccgaatgattctagttcttggtctagcactgcttaacaattaaaactagaactaacactgttactatgtaaaactaacactatacctagaactagaatcatttgggtttagccgtctttagagacgtgcggctaaacccaaatgattctagttttaggtatagtgttagttctagttttacattaacaCTGTTACCATGCATATTAATAATCTATAAACAAAACTTATATTCCTTTTAGATTCTACAGTTTTTGAATATccctaaatattttttggaGACATTTTGTACGTCATTTTTGATAGCGCAAACTTCACGTGTATTTGACAAAATTCCCAAGAAATTTCTCAGAGGGCGCTTTTCCaaactattaatttattaatgttttcttaCCCAAACATCTAAAAATCAGCAAAGTTTTTGCCTGAAATCTACCGTTCACCACGCAGTCTTCAAAGAGCCCAACATTTATATGTTTAAATCAAGCCAGTAAGTACCCAAAGCgttgtattaaagaaaagtgaggttatgcaTCTTAGACGCTCAATAAGCCAAGAGTAATAACGGTTTTTAGGTGTTTTATGATTTTGTAACAGTAATAATCGGCGATTTATTGTGATTTTAGACATGGGGGGATGCAGATGTAGCTTTCGTAATTGTCAAAGTGCTACAAAAACCAATGGTGATCtccatttttttcattatcctGTTAAGCATAAGGAGAGATGCAACGAGTGGATTCGCAATGCTCGTCGACCAGATTTCTTCGTTTTACCCGACGATCAATTACGCAACAAAGTGGTTTGTGATTTACACTTTGAAAAGTGTTATTTCACAAACGCGCTACGAAAACGCCTGGTTCATAACGCAGTTCCCACATTGGGTGTTGGGTGTGAAGATGAAGTGTTAAATGATAACTCAGGGGAGTTTCAAAACATTGATATATTACCAGCAAATGAAGATGGAACAATATTTACCTTGGACACTGACAGCATGCAGCATAAATCTGATGACCCAATAAGCACTTATAGTTTTAAAAACGGCACTTTGGTCCCTGTTTATGAAGAAGAATCAACAGAACCAATAGTTTACACCCTCGACCAAGACGAATTCAAAGTTGTTCCGAATTTCCGCGAAACAtcatcagaaaaaaattacgttttcGTCAACACAAACAAAGAATCAGATACAAcagaaaattacgaaattgTATTTAATGGAGAAACGCAACAACCAACAATTGAGAAAAAGGGCGCCTCAACAACCACAATGGAAATCACCACAACCACAGGTTACACAAGATCCGACCCCAAAAAGGTTCAAATGGCTCCAATTGAATACGTGTACGTTCAACCAAACATAGAAGATGAACCGGTGGATGAAGAAGTTGAAGAGTCGAAATCTGTTGATACAAAAATGATAATTGATGACCAAGTTGAAACAGTTTCGAATGAAAACAATCAGAAACAAATAGAATATCAGAAAcaccccaaaaataaatacagtGTGAAAAAGAAAgtgttaaaacaaattaataaccACAGTAGACAAATAGCCTCGCTTAAAAAGGCTTTATTACAATCGAATTTAAGAAAAGTTAATACACTTAATTTGAACACCATTAAAGGTAAGGTCCATCCAACGTTTTTGGGCGCTTTGACAAtaaatttgttcaaaaaacaGTCGAATTTTAGTCAGAACGAATCAGAATTTTTAACCACACTTTATAAATTGTCACCAGATTgttacaatttattaaaagaaaaacttcaTTGGAATTTACCCTCTTCTAACGTTGTTGAAGGTTTAATTGGCCaaaaatccaattaatttaatgttaattaattaatttcatatagAATTACATTAGAATTTTAAGCATTAGCTTTATTTAGCAATTATTGAGTagtaattttcttattattgtattttactttattatgtattaagcatatctaattgaatttttgcgcttattaatatcatataatttcttctattgttaattaatattaatggaatatgaattaaatattattaatagataataagtttattacaTATCCCTTCTttacaataataaacaatattttagcagtaaaaatattttttatttcatataaaatttttctgaattaaaaagttttgcttACATCAGATGAAGAAATCAAGAAACCCTAGTAATAAATCCTTTTTCTTGTTTAACACCTTTATTAATGCAAAAATTATTGTCATAACCGCTATATTCAGGAATTTTATGAATAACGTCTTTTAATATCTTAGAAATTTGTAGGTCAAAAATTGTTCCAGCaacatttaaaagttttaggtatagtgttagttctagttttacactaacactgttactagaactagaatcattcgggtttagccgtcttgagagacgtttggctaaaccggaatgtttctagttttaggtatagtgttagttctagttttacactagcactgttactagaactaacactatacctagaactagaatcatatgggtttagccgcacgtctctaaagacggctaaacccaaatgattctagttctaggtatagtgctagttctagttttccaCTAGCACTGTTGCTAGAACAACACtatagctagaactagaaacattcgggtttagccgtcttgagaaacgtttggctaaatccgaatgtttctagttctaggtatagtgttagttctagttttacactaacactgttactatcTAGAAACATCATCAGAAAAAATTACGTTTTCGTCAACACAAACAAAGAATCAGATACAAcagaaaattacgaaattgTATTTAATGGAGAAACGCAACAACCAACAATTGAGAAAAAGGGCGCCTCAACAACCATAATGGAAATCACCACAACCACAGGTTACACAAGATCCGACCCCAAAAAGGTTCAAATGGCTCCAATTGAATACGTGTATGTTCAACCAAACATAGAAGATGAACCGGTGGATGAAGAAGTTGAAGAGTCGAAATCTGTTGATACAAAAATGATAATTGACGACCAAGTTGAAACAGTTTCGAATGAAAACAATCAGAAACAAATAGAAAATCAGAAAcaccccaaaaataaatacagtGTGAAAAAGAAAgtgttaaaacaaattaataaccACAGTAGACAAATAGCCTCGCTTAAAAAGGCTTTATTACAATCGAATTTAAGAAAAGTTAATACACTTAATTTGAACACCATTAAAGGTAAGGTCCATCCAACGTTTTTGGGCGCTTTGACAAtaaatttgttcaaaaaacaGTCGAATTTTAGTCAGAACGAATCAGAATTTTTAACCACTCTTTATAAATTGTCACCAGATTgttacaatttattaaaagaaaaacttcaTTGGAATTTACCCTCTTCTAACGTTGTTGAAGGTTTAATTGGCCaaaaatccaattaatttaatgttaattaattaatttcatatagAATTACATTAGAATTTTAAGCATTAGCTTTATTTAGCAATTATTGAGTagtaattttcttattattgtattttactttattatgtattaagcatatctaattgaatttttgcgcttattaatatcatataatttcttctattgttaattaatattaatggaatatgaattaaatattattaatagataataagtttattacaTATCCCTTCTttacaataataaacaatattttagcagtaaaaatattttttatttcatataaaatttttctgaattaaaaagttttgcttACATCAGATGAAGAAATGAAGAAACCCTAGTaataaatccttttttttgtttaacacCTTTATTAATGCAAAAATTATTGTCATAACCGCTATATTTAGGAATGTTATGAATAACGTCTTTTAATATGTTAGGAATTTGTGGGTCAAAAAATGTTCCAGCAACATTTAaaagttctaggtatagtgttagttctagttttacactagcactgttactagaactagaatcattcgggtttagccgtcttgagagacgttgggctaaacccgaatgtttctagttctagatatagtgttagttctagttttacattagcactgttactggaactaacactatacctagaactagaatcatttgggtttagccgcacgtctctaaagacggctaaacccaaatgattctagttctaggtatagtgttagttctagttttacactagcactgttgcTAGAAATAACAGTATACCTcgtactagaatcattcgggtttagccgcacgtctctaaagacggctaaacccaaatgattctagttctaggtatagtgttagttctagttttacactagcactgttactagaactaacactacctagaactagaatcatttgggtttagccgcacgtctctaaagacggctaaacccaaatgattctagttctaggtatagtgctagttctagttttacactagcattgttactagaactaacactatacctaggactagaatcatttgggtttagccgcacgtctctaaagacggctaaacccaaatgattctagttctaggtatagtgttagttctagttttacactagcactgttgcTAGAAATAACAGTATACCtcaaactagaatcattcgggtttagccgcacgtctctaaagacggctaaacccaaatgattctagttctaggcatagtgttagttctagttttacactagcactgttactagaactaacactatacctaggactagaatcatttgggtttagccgcacgtctctaaagacggctaaacccaaatgattctagttctaggtatagtgttagttctagttttacactagcactgttgcTAGAAATAACAGTATACCtcaaactagaatcattcgggtttagccgcacgtctctaaagacggctaaacccaaatgattctagttctaggtatatgctagttctagttttacactagcactgttactagaactaacactatacctagaactagaatcatttgggtttagccgcacgtctctaaacacggctaaacccaaatgattctagttctaggtatagtgttatctagttttacactagcactgttactagaactaacactaaacctaggactagaatcatttgggtttagccgcacgtctctaaagacggctaaacccaaatgattctagttttaggtatagtgttagttctagttttacactagcactgttgcTAGAAATAACAGTATACCTcgtactagaatcattcgggtttagccgcacgtctctaaagacggctaaacccaaatgattctagttctaggtatagtgctagttctagttttacactagcattgttactagaactaacactatacctaggactagaatcatttgggtttagccgcacgtctctaaagacggctaaacccaaatgattctagttctaggtatagtgttagttctagttttacactagcactgttgcTAGAAATAACAGTATACCtcaaactagaatcattcgggtttagccgcacgtctctaaagacggctaaacctaaatgattctagttctaggtatagtgttagttctagttttacagtagcactgttactagaactaacactatacctagaacaagaatcattctggtttagccgttctaggtctaatttttttattattatattttactttattgtattaaaCATATCTAACTAAATTTTTGGGCTTAttaatatgatataataagtttattacGTATCCCTTCTttacaataataaacaatattttagcaataacaatatttttatgttgttaTGTAGAATTTGTATACGATTCTGTGATGATATGTATCCCCTGGGTTATAAATCGACTTTGGAAAGTtgttcttaaataaaaaaaattaataaaataatatcaataaagatgataaatttataattacgtGATTAGCGGCGTCTGGGTAATTTTGAGTTTCTAAGCAGAGAGCTCCGTGTTTGTAATAATTCGCAGACCCTTTTCCTGTTATAACATCACCCGGTTTTGAttgctattaaaaaaaatgatattaaattttttctaaattaaaaagttttgcttACATCAGGTAAAAAATTGGAAGTATAAAATTGAACACCAGGTTGGTTACTATAAATTTCGAGTGTCCTCCCGCTCGGTGGATGACAAACCCTAGCAATAAATCCTTCTTCTTGTTTAACACCTTTATTGATGCAAAAATTATGGTCGTAACCGCTATATCCAGGAATTTTATGAATAACGTCTCCTAATATCTTAGGAATTTGTAGGTCAAAAATCGTTCCAGCaacatttaaaagttttcCAGTAGGAATAGAATCTTGATCAACATCGGTTGTTTTATCAGCgtttatattaataacgtGTTTATATAATTCAACAGCACCTTTATCGTGTCCAGCTAAATTAAAATACGAATGATTTGTTAAATTGATAAACGTCGGTTTTGTGGTGGTCGCTTTAAAATCGATGATAAATTCGTTATCATCCGTTAAACAATACGTAACATTAACTAAAACGTTTCCGGGATAACCTTCTTCTAAATCCTTCGAATCATAACTCATCACAACTTCATCCCCGTTTTTAAAAGATTCCCAAACGACTTTATCAAAACCTTTAAACCCACCATGAAGTTGATGAGTATTATTATAATTCGCCGATATTTGATATTGTTGATCGCCGATAAAAAATCGAGCGTAACCAACTCGATTCGCCACTCGACCAACAGTCGCGCCAAAATAAGGATTTAAAGAATTTCGATATCCCGCCATATCATCAAACCCCATAACAATATCACCAAAAACGCCATTTTTATCCGGAATTTGAATCGACGTTATTGTTGACCCATAAGCGATCACTTGAACGGTTATTCCATTGCAATTACGCCAAGTGTAGCGTTTTATAGGAATTATTTGACCTTCAGAgtctttaaaattatcgaaaatatCTTCTGTTACGATCATTGTGGCACACTtcacaatttttgaaaaggaatgattttttttggggCTAAATCGGGGTTATAAATTGGTTGGCCGATAAGATTAGGTTTTTTGGGAATTTGTTTACGGTTGCCTATCTTATCGTGTTTATTTGCGGTTTagaattgttaataataattaagtggTTACAATCTTACcaactttatatttaaatttaaataaatatgatttatgTATGTACAGATGagacataaatttaaattaggaggtatagatttaaattacaatGTGAGTagcaatgttaaaaaattattttaatatataggATGGTtcatttaacgtgagacaagcgattatctccaaaacggttcattttacataaaaatgaaccaaatgaaagttgttctgtgcgttttttgaccttgaccttattttcaaggttatatgaaggtcacaaccaattttttaaatggcaccctatatattttattgtaaaatctgaatctgtggataaaagtaaagtaattaaaaaaaaaataaaaaaaatttattgtgtggTTTTGCCAGTAGAACGGCAAAACATCTTTCTTTAGGAACAATTAACCAACGTTTATAATCTAGCAAgaacaaataagatttatgaatttttaaacattttcctaccCGCTTCGATACATTGTCTttagttcttaattcttagaatATTATTTAAGAATGCTCAAAAAAAATCCAGAAGAGGTATATCGGGTGACCTGGCTCGTCGGAAATGCCTTTGGAAAGAGGTCTAAAAGAACAAGAGTTCGTGGAGCTGCTGATGTCGAcattttcagaatatcgctttcagagacttaattggttgaactgttttaaaatataacaggcaaaactaaatttgcataaaaactgcttggcaACAAATTCTGAATTAATTCCATCGTTTTACATTAAGGCAAAGTGTTTAAACTAAGCCATTAAATTATGGACACTCTAAGTGTCGCAGAAAAagtcgaaatgatttttatttatggagaaagtGGCAGAAAAGTTGCTGATAGTATAACTTTGTATCGAGAACGTTTTCCTGATCGAAATACTGAATGGGAATATGGAGGAAGGAGATGAAGGGGAATATACCTATACATAGTGATAGATTATGTGGTAATGGACCAAGGAATGTGGGAGAGGATAGAAACATTTaggattgggttgggttgcgttGGTAGAGTCGGATCACCAGCCTCATAATAGCAGCATAAAGGGATCGAGGGGAAGAAGGAACAGAAAGATACTGGAACACGGTGGAAAATAATTAGGGTAGATTGGTCGAAAGAGAGGATAGAACATTATAGGGGAAAGTTGGCAAGCTGGGGTCAGAGGGTGGAGAGGACCGACGGGTTGAATGAACTAGTTGAGGTGGTTAGGGGGGCGATTAGACTAGGAAGAAACAAATGGTGGGATAGGAAATGCAAAGAGGCCAAGAGAGAAGCTATAAGGAAATTAAGACAGTGGCAGAGAGGAGAGGTAGAGATAGATAGATATATAGAGGCCAGGGGAAAATACAAAGAAGAATACGAGAAAAAAGAGGAGGGAACTGAAGGAAAGGGAGACTGAGAAGATTAAGGAGTTGAAAGAGGAAAATGAGGTATGGAGATACTTAAAGAGGATGAGGAAGAGGATACAAATGACTGAATGGAGAACCTACTTCATGGGATTATTGGGAGGGGTGGAAGAGAGAAGACTGGGAGAGAGAGAGCGAGAGGTGCAAGGAGGAGAAGAGATAACACTGGAAGAAATGGAGGCTAATGTTGTCCTTAAGGATAATGTTTATCGCATGCAGGATCGGATAAGAAATGCATGCAGAAATAGTAgccaagaaaaccttttaagatataaagaaagttttagtagaagggttaataaatgtattgaagtgagtggggaaatatttgaacatctatacagggtgattcattagctctatgacaaactttggtagatgaaaggtgatgcgattctaaagaaaaaatgttatatgaatatgggtccgattcattttggttaaagagttacaagcctttgaaaatttt is from Onthophagus taurus isolate NC chromosome 8, IU_Otau_3.0, whole genome shotgun sequence and encodes:
- the LOC111425663 gene encoding galactose mutarotase; protein product: MIVTEDIFDNFKDSEGQIIPIKRYTWRNCNGITVQVIAYGSTITSIQIPDKNGVFGDIVMGFDDMAGYRNSLNPYFGATVGRVANRVGYARFFIGDQQYQISANYNNTHQLHGGFKGFDKVVWESFKNGDEVVMSYDSKDLEEGYPGNVLVNVTYCLTDDNEFIIDFKATTTKPTFINLTNHSYFNLAGHDKGAVELYKHVININADKTTDVDQDSIPTGKLLNVAGTIFDLQIPKILGDVIHKIPGYSGYDHNFCINKGVKQEEGFIARVCHPPSGRTLEIYSNQPGVQFYTSNFLPDQSKPGDVITGKGSANYYKHGALCLETQNYPDAANHNNFPKSIYNPGDTYHHRIVYKFYITT
- the LOC111425403 gene encoding uncharacterized protein, whose amino-acid sequence is MGGCRCSFRNCQSATKTNGDLHFFHYPVKHKERCNEWIRNARRPDFFVLPDDQLRNKVVCDLHFEKCYFTNALRKRLVHNAVPTLGVGCEDEVLNDNSGEFQNIDILPANEDGTIFTLDTDSMQHKSDDPISTYSFKNGTLVPVYEEESTEPIVYTLDQDEFKVVPNFRETSSEKNYVFVNTNKESDTTENYEIVFNGETQQPTIEKKGASTTTMEITTTTGYTRSDPKKVQMAPIEYVYVQPNIEDEPVDEEVEESKSVDTKMIIDDQVETVSNENNQKQIEYQKHPKNKYSVKKKVLKQINNHSRQIASLKKALLQSNLRKVNTLNLNTIKGKVHPTFLGALTINLFKKQSNFSQNESEFLTTLYKLSPDCYNLLKEKLHWNLPSSNVVEGLIGQKSN